Proteins encoded by one window of Winogradskyella sp. PG-2:
- the lysA gene encoding diaminopimelate decarboxylase, with amino-acid sequence MKNNTLLKIAKDFESPVYVYDSETITTQYKRLTKAFGKVKNLKLNYAVKALSNISILKLFNTLGSGIDTVSIQEVQLGLKAGFKPENIIFTPNGVSLEEIENVSKLGVQINIDNLSILEQFGTKHPNIPVCIRINPHVMAGGNTNISVGHIDSKFGISIHQIPLILRTVENTKMNINGIHMHTGSDILDIDVFLYASEILFETAKNFKNLDFIDFGSGFKVPYKAGDIETNIEELGVKLSKRFNEFCKDYGKELTLAFEPGKFLVSEAGVFLAKVNVVKQTTSTVFAQIDSGFNHLIRPMLYGSQHDILNVSNPKGRERFYSVVGYICETDTFANNRRISEINEGDVLCFKNAGAYCYSMASNYNSRYRPAEVLIHKGKAHLIRERETFDDILHNQVEISL; translated from the coding sequence ATGAAAAATAATACCTTATTAAAGATTGCAAAAGACTTTGAAAGTCCAGTTTATGTTTATGACTCAGAAACAATCACAACTCAGTATAAACGTTTAACAAAAGCATTTGGTAAGGTTAAGAATTTAAAGCTTAACTATGCAGTTAAAGCACTATCAAACATTTCCATACTCAAATTATTTAATACTTTAGGTTCAGGAATTGATACTGTTTCTATTCAAGAAGTACAATTAGGTTTAAAGGCTGGTTTTAAACCTGAAAATATAATTTTCACTCCAAATGGAGTATCACTTGAAGAGATTGAAAACGTTTCTAAACTCGGAGTACAGATTAATATAGATAATCTTTCAATTTTAGAACAATTCGGAACAAAACATCCTAATATTCCTGTTTGTATTCGTATTAATCCTCATGTAATGGCTGGTGGTAACACTAATATTTCAGTAGGCCATATAGATAGTAAATTCGGAATTTCTATACATCAAATTCCATTAATACTTCGTACTGTTGAAAATACCAAAATGAATATTAATGGTATTCATATGCATACTGGCAGTGATATTTTAGATATTGATGTCTTTTTATATGCTAGTGAAATTCTGTTTGAAACGGCTAAGAATTTCAAAAATCTAGATTTTATAGATTTTGGTTCTGGATTTAAAGTACCGTACAAAGCAGGTGATATTGAAACCAATATTGAAGAATTAGGAGTAAAACTATCTAAGCGTTTTAATGAGTTCTGTAAAGACTATGGTAAAGAATTAACTCTAGCCTTTGAGCCAGGAAAATTTTTAGTTAGTGAAGCCGGAGTATTTTTAGCTAAAGTCAATGTCGTGAAACAAACCACCTCAACAGTTTTTGCTCAGATAGATTCAGGATTTAACCATTTAATTAGACCAATGCTATATGGTTCGCAGCACGATATTTTGAATGTTTCTAACCCAAAAGGAAGAGAACGTTTTTACTCAGTTGTTGGTTATATCTGTGAGACTGATACTTTTGCCAATAACAGACGTATTTCTGAAATAAACGAAGGAGATGTGCTGTGTTTTAAAAATGCAGGAGCGTATTGCTATTCAATGGCAAGTAACTACAACTCTCGTTATAGACCAGCGGAAGTTCTCATCCATAAAGGAAAAGCTCATCTCATAAGAGAGCGAGAAACTTTTGATGATATTTTACATAATCAGGTAGAGATTTCACTCTAA
- the sucC gene encoding ADP-forming succinate--CoA ligase subunit beta, which translates to MNLHEYQGKELLSSFGVRIQRGIVAQSAKAAVDAAKQMTAETGTGWHVIKAQVHAGGRGKGGGVKLAKNLQEVEEIAGNIIGMDLVTPQTSAEGKRVHQVLIAEDVYYPGDNEPEEYYMSVLLNRGTGKNMIMYSTEGGMDIETVAEETPHLIFTEEVDPALGLLGFQARRVAFNLGLSGAAFKEMTKFVSALYTAYVKSDASLFEINPVLKTSDDKIMAVDAKVTLDDNALYRHRDLAEMRDLREENPIEVEAGALGLNYVDLDGNVGCMVNGAGLAMATMDLIKQAGGEPANFLDVGGTADAARVEAAFKIILKDPAVKAILINIFGGIVRCDRVAQGVIDAYKNMGNISVPIIVRLQGTNADIAKELIDNSGLDVMSATEFQEAADKVQAVLS; encoded by the coding sequence ATGAATTTACACGAATATCAAGGAAAAGAATTACTAAGCAGCTTTGGAGTACGCATTCAACGTGGAATTGTAGCTCAAAGTGCTAAAGCAGCAGTTGATGCAGCTAAACAAATGACAGCTGAAACAGGAACAGGTTGGCATGTTATTAAAGCTCAGGTTCATGCAGGTGGACGAGGAAAAGGTGGTGGTGTTAAACTCGCTAAAAATCTCCAAGAGGTTGAAGAAATTGCTGGTAATATTATAGGTATGGATTTGGTAACTCCTCAAACTTCTGCTGAAGGAAAAAGAGTGCACCAAGTATTAATTGCTGAAGATGTTTATTATCCTGGTGATAATGAGCCAGAAGAATATTATATGTCTGTACTGTTAAATAGAGGTACAGGAAAAAATATGATTATGTATTCTACCGAAGGTGGAATGGATATTGAAACTGTTGCTGAAGAAACACCACACTTAATTTTTACTGAAGAGGTGGATCCTGCGTTAGGATTATTAGGTTTCCAAGCGCGTCGTGTAGCATTTAATTTAGGTTTATCTGGCGCAGCTTTTAAAGAAATGACAAAATTTGTATCTGCATTATACACAGCATATGTAAAGTCTGACGCGTCTTTATTTGAAATCAATCCGGTTTTAAAAACAAGTGATGATAAGATTATGGCTGTAGATGCTAAAGTTACTTTAGATGATAACGCTTTATATAGACATAGAGATTTAGCTGAAATGCGAGATTTACGTGAAGAAAATCCTATAGAAGTTGAAGCTGGTGCTTTAGGTTTAAACTATGTAGATTTAGACGGAAACGTTGGTTGTATGGTCAATGGTGCTGGTTTAGCAATGGCAACAATGGATTTAATTAAGCAAGCTGGTGGTGAACCAGCAAACTTTTTAGATGTTGGTGGTACTGCAGATGCAGCTAGAGTAGAAGCTGCTTTTAAAATTATATTAAAAGATCCTGCTGTAAAAGCAATCTTAATCAATATTTTTGGGGGTATTGTACGTTGTGACCGCGTAGCACAAGGTGTTATTGATGCTTATAAAAATATGGGCAACATTTCTGTTCCAATTATTGTTCGCTTACAAGGAACAAATGCTGACATCGCAAAAGAATTAATTGATAATTCTGGTTTAGATGTTATG